TCCGCCAGCTCCTTCCCTGTAGTACCCCTTgacagggaggggctgggaagcccatgagagtTCATAGGAGTGTGTACAGAGCATGGGTCAGGAGCACAGGGGAGCCTCTGAGTCCCCGGCCCGCTCCAAAAGCACACAGAGGGGAAGGCTGCCGTAGAGCTTAGGGTCCGTGAGGGGCTGGAGCAGAAGCAGGAAGAGTCCCACACCCAGGGCATAGCCTGCCAGCAGGGGCCGCCTCTGCGGATGCTCCAGGGCTGCACACACGGCAGGAAAGCCCATGTAATTGCAGAAGGAGTGGCAGAGAACCGGCCCGATCAGGTGTCCTGGGGAGGGGAGACAGAGAAGCTCATGGAGCAGGTCTGCCAGGGCTAAGACCCTCATCCCCCGAAATAGGAGATCAATGGCCACCCATCCACCCTCACACACAGCCTCTGCTTCCTTCCACCTCTCAAACCGCACCAGGCAGAGGACCCTGGCTCAGCCTGTCTCAAGGACTGCGGGAGAAGAAACTTGTTGCTCCTAGAACAAACACAGATTCCCATTTCCCCACCCACTCCTGTGGGCCCTTGAGCCCCAGGGGACCCGTGAGAGACTGAGGACCAACCTGTGCGGATGAAGAGGAAAGCAGTGTAGGCACCGAAGACAGCTGTGTAGGAGAACTGGAACGCTGGAGACGGGGAGGCCTCGAGTGACCACACCTGCATGCCCTTCCTGCCCCAGCACTGCACACCCATCAGCCAGAGACACCCCCTTCCCCTGGCTGCCCCAGCACCTAGGCTATTCTTTACACCCCAAGCCCGTGGTCAGCAGCCCCTCCGATACTAGAGCCCTCACTTCCCAACTCTTCCTCCAGAGTGACTATCAAGGACACCCTCACGCACCCAACCCAGGACTGCCCCAGGCCAGCTCTTTAGGACTCACCTGCAGACAGAAAGATGCTCCCCACACTGCTCTGGCGGAAACGAAGCTGCTCAAAAATGTGGTGAAAATGGGCTGAGAGGAAGATGAGAACCAGGT
Above is a genomic segment from Dama dama isolate Ldn47 chromosome 2, ASM3311817v1, whole genome shotgun sequence containing:
- the RCE1 gene encoding CAAX prenyl protease 2 isoform X3, with the translated sequence MGFRLEGIFPAALLPLLLTMILFLGPLMQLSMDCPCDLADGLKVVLAPRSWARCLTDMRWLRNQVIAPLTEELVFRACMLPMLAPCTGLGPAVFTCPLFFGVAHFHHIFEQLRFRQSSVGSIFLSAAFQFSYTAVFGAYTAFLFIRTGHLIGPVLCHSFCNYMGFPAVCAALEHPQRRPLLAGYALGVGLFLLLLQPLTDPKLYGSLPLCVLLERAGDSEAPLCS